The following proteins are encoded in a genomic region of Candidatus Methylomirabilota bacterium:
- the cobT gene encoding nicotinate-nucleotide--dimethylbenzimidazole phosphoribosyltransferase yields MNVLPKLLDRIVAPDGAAGLQAQWALDQLTKPAGSLGRLEELARRLSEMSGQFPPQARRCVIFTLAADHGVVAEGVSAYPQIVTTQMVENFLQGGAAVNVLARHVGAPVVVVDMGVASPLPAHPGLVSRRIGPGTRNMAKGPAMTREEALAAIEVGIGLVYAERANGLDVIGTGEMGIGNTTAASAVVAALTGAPAASVTGTGTGVDDEGRLRKIAVIKRALAVNRPDPGDGIDVLAKVGGFEIAGLCGVILAGAAWRIPVILDGFIAGAAAMAAVRLKPDARHYLIASHRSTEPGHSYVLNALGLEPYLDLKMRLGEGTGSALCIDLAKAATKILGEMATFKSAGVTERSL; encoded by the coding sequence GTCCTCCCGAAGCTCCTTGACCGCATCGTCGCGCCCGACGGCGCGGCGGGTCTCCAGGCCCAGTGGGCGCTCGACCAGCTGACCAAGCCGGCGGGCAGCCTCGGCCGTCTCGAGGAGCTGGCCCGGCGGCTCAGCGAGATGTCGGGACAGTTCCCGCCGCAGGCACGGCGCTGCGTGATCTTCACGCTCGCGGCCGATCACGGCGTGGTCGCCGAAGGCGTGAGCGCCTACCCGCAGATCGTCACGACCCAGATGGTCGAGAACTTTCTCCAGGGCGGCGCGGCGGTCAACGTGCTGGCGCGCCACGTGGGCGCCCCCGTGGTCGTGGTCGACATGGGCGTGGCGTCGCCGCTGCCCGCGCACCCGGGGCTCGTCAGCCGTAGAATCGGCCCGGGCACGCGCAACATGGCGAAGGGCCCGGCCATGACGCGCGAGGAGGCCTTGGCGGCGATCGAGGTGGGCATCGGGCTCGTCTACGCGGAGCGCGCCAACGGGCTCGACGTGATCGGCACGGGGGAGATGGGCATCGGCAACACCACCGCGGCGAGCGCCGTGGTGGCCGCGCTCACCGGCGCGCCGGCCGCATCGGTCACGGGCACGGGCACGGGCGTGGACGACGAGGGGCGCCTGCGCAAGATCGCCGTCATCAAGCGGGCGCTCGCCGTCAACCGGCCCGATCCCGGCGACGGCATCGACGTGCTGGCCAAGGTGGGCGGCTTCGAGATCGCGGGGCTCTGCGGCGTCATCCTGGCGGGCGCGGCCTGGCGCATCCCGGTCATCCTCGACGGGTTCATCGCCGGCGCCGCGGCGATGGCCGCGGTGCGCCTCAAGCCCGACGCGCGCCACTACCTCATCGCCTCCCACCGTTCCACCGAGCCCGGCCACAGCTACGTGCTGAACGCTCTCGGGCTCGAGCCGTACCTCGACCTCAAGATGCGCCTGGGCGAGGGGACGGGCTCGGCGCTCTGCATCGATCTCGCCAAGGCCGCCACGAAGATCCTGGGCGAGATGGCGACCTTCAAGTCAGCAGGCGTGACCGAGCGCTCGTTGTGA
- a CDS encoding cobyrinate a,c-diamide synthase codes for MSASGPVPVIVIAGVSSGVGKTTLMLGLLEALRRRGLTVQAFKVGPDFIDPAFHALATGRPSYALDGWMCGREAVLATVARHTADADLALVEGMMGCFDGRDGDSDEGSTAQIAKWLGAPVVLVVDAAALVRSAAAVVLGFERFDPDLRVNAVVFNRAGGPRHADWLRRAVEGGCRTRVLGALPSAADVALPERHLGLVTAAEGGYAPALRRALAELVERHLDLDALLTLATSAVERGAGAPAAAGRSRRVTIGVASDRAFQFYYAENLDLLRRAGADLVFWSPMDDAALPTVDGLYLGGGYPEIHAERLSTNAVMRHAVRKFAEGGRPVYAECGGLMYLAESLEDGGGVTWPMAGVLPARSRWVKGRLCLGYREVLTSAPSLLGPAGTRLRGHEFHASALEPPPASVERVYAVSDAVGGGTRAEGYVVGRALMSYVHLHWASCPDAPVRFVEACRP; via the coding sequence GTGAGCGCATCGGGCCCGGTTCCTGTGATCGTCATCGCCGGGGTGTCGAGCGGCGTCGGCAAGACGACGCTCATGCTCGGGCTCCTCGAAGCGCTGCGCCGCCGCGGGCTCACGGTGCAGGCTTTCAAGGTCGGTCCCGACTTCATCGACCCGGCTTTCCACGCGCTGGCGACCGGCCGGCCCTCTTATGCCCTCGACGGCTGGATGTGCGGCCGCGAGGCGGTCCTGGCGACGGTGGCCCGCCACACCGCCGACGCGGACCTGGCGCTGGTCGAGGGGATGATGGGCTGTTTCGACGGACGCGATGGCGACAGCGACGAGGGATCGACCGCGCAAATCGCCAAGTGGCTGGGTGCCCCGGTGGTGCTGGTGGTCGACGCGGCAGCGCTCGTGAGGAGCGCCGCCGCTGTCGTCCTGGGTTTCGAGCGCTTCGACCCCGACCTCCGCGTAAACGCCGTGGTCTTCAATCGTGCGGGCGGCCCGCGCCACGCCGACTGGCTGCGCCGGGCCGTCGAAGGCGGCTGCCGGACGCGCGTCCTGGGAGCGCTCCCGTCCGCGGCGGACGTGGCGCTGCCCGAGCGGCACCTGGGCCTCGTGACGGCCGCCGAGGGCGGATACGCGCCCGCGTTGCGCCGCGCCCTCGCGGAGCTCGTCGAGCGGCATCTCGATCTCGATGCGCTCCTGACCTTGGCAACCAGCGCCGTGGAGCGCGGAGCCGGAGCGCCGGCCGCGGCCGGCCGGAGCCGGCGGGTGACAATCGGCGTGGCCAGCGACCGCGCCTTCCAGTTCTACTACGCCGAGAACCTCGACCTCCTCCGCCGCGCAGGCGCGGATCTCGTCTTCTGGAGCCCGATGGACGATGCCGCGCTGCCCACGGTGGACGGCCTCTACCTGGGCGGCGGTTATCCGGAGATCCACGCGGAGCGTTTGAGCACAAATGCCGTCATGCGCCACGCGGTGAGGAAATTCGCCGAGGGCGGACGTCCCGTCTACGCAGAGTGCGGCGGCCTCATGTACCTGGCCGAGTCCCTCGAAGACGGCGGCGGCGTGACCTGGCCCATGGCGGGCGTCCTGCCGGCCCGATCGCGCTGGGTCAAGGGCCGGCTCTGCCTGGGCTATCGCGAAGTCCTCACATCGGCTCCGAGCCTGCTCGGGCCGGCCGGCACGCGGCTCCGGGGCCATGAGTTCCACGCCTCGGCCCTCGAGCCACCGCCGGCTTCCGTCGAGCGCGTATACGCCGTGAGCGATGCGGTCGGCGGAGGGACGCGCGCCGAAGGCTACGTCGTCGGGCGCGCCCTCATGAGCTATGTGCACCTGCACTGGGCCTCGTGCCCCGATGCCCCCGTGCGCTTCGTCGAGGCCTGCCGGCCATGA